In the Sphingobacterium sp. PCS056 genome, CGTGACTGGTGGTATGTGTCATATCGAGGCGCAGATGATTTTGCAGGCGCTTGACCATATTGATATCACAGGGACAGATCTCTTATTTATTGAGAACGTCGGTAATTTACTTTGTCCTTCAGCTTTTGATTTAGGCGAAGATTACCGTGTTACATTATTAGCAACAACTGAAGGTGATGATAAACCGAAAAAATATCCACGTATGTTTCTAACGAGTGAATTGATGTTGGTATCAAAATCTGATTTATTGCCCTATGTGCCTTTTTCAGTAGATGCTGTAACGAAAGATGCTCGTGAGGTAAATCCGAATATTGAAGTGATTACTATCAGTACATTAAAGCATGAGGGTATTGAAGAGTGGTGCAACTGGTTGAAAGAAAAAGTGAAGCAAAAAAAAGAATCGAGACTTCAACCGGAAGTAAAATAGGAGCTATGCAAGCAGAGTCTGTATATATTGATGCTGTACTGCCACAGGGAGAGTTTGTTCAGGTTACTGAAGCGCTGCTTCAGCTGGAATGGTTTGAAGTGAATAAAAAAAGATTGACCAGGACAACAACTACTGGGCAAACTATAGTGATGGAATTAGGGAAAGGTAACGAATGGTGTTTTGGAGATGGTCTTTTCCATGACGGTAAATTGATTGCTACTATTGCGATCAAACCAACGTTGACCATTTGTTTTAATCCTGTCAATGCTGTGCAGGCAGCGGACTTTTCTTATTATTTAGGGAATAGGCATTTACCATTGTTTATGGATCCCGAAAGAGAGATGTACCGTGTTCCTTATGATGGTCGTTTATATGAACAGCTGCTGGCAAAATTTCAATCTCAGGTACAGTTGGAAGATGGGGTGTTACTGTCAGAAAATCTCGTTAGGCAGTTGATAAAAAAATCAAGAAATGAAAATGAGTTATAAATTATTTTGCCTAGTAATCCTGTTATCAATAGTGACTATTGGTGGGTGTCGTCATGCTACTAAAAATGATCTATCGAAACCGATTAGTGCTACAGATAGTCGTGGAAAAGTAGTCAAGTTACCGGAGGTGGCGAAAAGGGTAGTGGTTTTATTTCCATCTTTACTTGATGAGGTGTATATGCTTCAAGCCGGTGATCAGGTTGTTGGTATT is a window encoding:
- the hypB gene encoding hydrogenase nickel incorporation protein HypB, producing the protein MSTNSSNPKSAGNRVGSVQCDNTTLHLLKANDYVANAIRERLKDVCVINVCSSPGSGKTTLMQETGKLLANDLNISVLVGDPETERDAIRMREVGLNALQIVTGGMCHIEAQMILQALDHIDITGTDLLFIENVGNLLCPSAFDLGEDYRVTLLATTEGDDKPKKYPRMFLTSELMLVSKSDLLPYVPFSVDAVTKDAREVNPNIEVITISTLKHEGIEEWCNWLKEKVKQKKESRLQPEVK